In Schizosaccharomyces osmophilus chromosome 1, complete sequence, the genomic window ccGCCGAATGGCAGCTTGATCCAATGGTTTGATAAGTTCGAAAGAGCAAAGAAGCTCAGAATTAACACTCATGACAGCACCCCAATTATCGAATTCTCCACAATAGTTGGGGGCAGAAAAAACCGTACATAATGTCCTctcattaaaaaattcataacCATCTTCAACTACCATATGCGCACGACAAATCAAGTCGAAATCGTGCCTTGCCAAAAATTGCCgaataatatttttgttaaataCAAATGAAACACCTCGTTCATTATCTTCCCAATCATTTTCCATGTCTGCAGGGTCAGACCACAGCAAATCATTTAATAAACCATAATCAGGAACATCAGTGGGCCGAGTAATATCTTTAATATCATCCATAGAACTTAGTGCAGGAGACAATCCCCCATGCACACAAAAAATTTTGCCAGCAACTACGGAAGCAATAGGTAGGCAATTAAAGCTGTTGATAAAGGTCTTCCAAATCTTAATATTGCAACGTCGTTTACATTCATCGTAAAAGCCATATACACGAGTAATATTAGCACATTCATGATTTCCACGaaggagaaaaaagttttcgGGATATCGAATCTTGTAtaagaataaaagtaaaattgTTTCCAGGCTCTGTTTACCACGATCAACGTAATCAccaagaaataaatagttTGAGCTCGGAGGAAATCCACACATTTCAAATAATCGAATTAAGTCCGAGTATTGCCCATGGACATCACCAACGATTTTGACAGGCGGCATGAGTTCTAAAAAGGTGGGttgtgaaagaaaaatctcCCTCACAGCCATGCAAATACTAACAATTTCTGCGTTTTTCAAGCAAACGCTTTTGCTACTTTTTCGAGAGTATCCAGCATGAATGAGTCGCTGAATCATTTCATCAACATTTAGACTCACCAGTGCATCAGGATCATCCGGATTCATCGCAGA contains:
- the pzh1 gene encoding serine/threonine protein phosphatase Pzh1 is translated as MGQGSSKQSDHRLDSYPSFSRSDTQGSIRSFKSLKTALRKDKDKDSSYDRRTSTDTTNSRHKFPETPPSLPPPPSPGILATSGSGSNLHRQNQEEWAAAGMGSSQSPTSNAGGVSSSNISSGGLASNRSLSPPPLSSVASPGSYDSNHEPIADSTSAPGYLQYDPQGPVVIPNSALSAMNPDDPDALVSLNVDEMIQRLIHAGYSRKSSKSVCLKNAEIVSICMAVREIFLSQPTFLELMPPVKIVGDVHGQYSDLIRLFEMCGFPPSSNYLFLGDYVDRGKQSLETILLLFLYKIRYPENFFLLRGNHECANITRVYGFYDECKRRCNIKIWKTFINSFNCLPIASVVAGKIFCVHGGLSPALSSMDDIKDITRPTDVPDYGLLNDLLWSDPADMENDWEDNERGVSFVFNKNIIRQFLARHDFDLICRAHMVVEDGYEFFNERTLCTVFSAPNYCGEFDNWGAVMSVNSELLCSFELIKPLDQAAIRRELKKSKHSGMAVYQSPPAEQVTQSV